In Arvicola amphibius chromosome 1, mArvAmp1.2, whole genome shotgun sequence, one DNA window encodes the following:
- the Dgkq gene encoding diacylglycerol kinase theta isoform X1, producing MEAAAEPGARTWPGSGSPRLGSPAGSPVLGISGRARPGSGPERTGRAISPAAPGHSFRKVTLTKPTFCHLCSDFIWGLAGFLCDVCNFMSHEKCLKQVKTPCTSIAPSLVRVPVAHCFGSLGLYKRKFCVVCRKSLEVPALRCEVCELHVHPDCVPFACSDCRQCHQDGQQDYDTYHHHWREGNLPSGARCEVCRKTCGSSDVLAGVRCEWCGMQAHSVCSAALTPECTFGRLRSMVLPPSCVRLLSRNFSKMHCFRIPEAMTLELGDGDDGLDGSAAMGVGREMPTATESTKQTLKIFDGNDSVRRNQFRLVTVSRLAQNEEVMEAALRAFYINEDPRDFQLQALPLTTLSSNAQALEKAGTTEEEASKGPGPRDSMPEAWVIRSLPRAQEILKIYPAWLKVGVAYVSIRVNSQSTARSVVQEVLPLLGRQVEDQEKFQLIEVLMSSRQVQRTVLMDEESLLDRLWDIRQTSVRQVSQTRFYVAESRAMTPHVSLFVGGLPPGLSPQDYSNLLHEAMATKAAVVSVSHVYSSQGAVILDVTCFAEAERLYMLARDTAVHGRPLTALVLPDVLHTKLPPDCCPLLVFVNPKSGGLKGRELLYSFRKLLNPHQVFELTNGGPLPGFHLFSQVPCFRVLVCGGDGTVGWVLAALEETRRHLACPEPSVAILPLGTGNDLGRVLRWGAGYSGEDPFSVLVSVDEADAVLMDRWTILLDAHETDSTENSVVDTEPPKIVQMSNYCGIGIDAELSLDFHQAREEEPGKFTSRFHNKGVYVRVGLQKISHSRSLHKEIRLQVEQQEVELPSIEGLIFINIPSWGSGADLWGSDNDSRFEKPRIDDGLLEVVGVTGVVHMGQVQGGLRSGIRIAQGSYFRVTLLKATPVQVDGEPWVQAPGHMIISATAPKVHMLRKAKQKPRKAGNIRETRVDTLPAPESNP from the exons ATGGAGGCGGCAGCCGAGCCTGGGGCCCGGACTTGGCCGGGCAGCGGTTCCCCTCGTCTCGGCAGCCCTGCCGGCAGCCCTGTACTGGGCATCTCAGGCCGCGCACGCCCGGGGTCAGGGCCAGAGCGGACCGGCAGAGCTATTAGCCCTGCAGCGCCCGGCCACAGCTTCCGCAAGGTGACACTCACCAAGCCCACCTTTTGCCATCTCTGCTCGGACTTCATCTGGGGGCTAGCCGGCTTCCTGTGCGATG TATGCAACTTCATGTCCCACGAGAAGTGCCTGAAGCAGGTGAAGACCCCGTGCACAAGCATTGCTCCAAGTCTAGTGCGG GTCCCTGTAGCCCACTGCTTTGGCTCCCTTGGGCTCTACAAGCGCAAGTTCTGTGTGGTCTGCCGCAAGAGCCTGGAGGTACCTGCGCTCCGCTGTGAAG TGTGTGAGCTGCACGTTCACCCCGACTGTGTGCCCTTCGCCTGCAGCGACTGTCGTCAGTGCCACCAGGATGGACAGCAGGATTAT GACACATATCACCACCACTGGCGGGAGGGGAACCTGCCTTCTGGTGCACGATGTGAGGTCTGTAGGAAGACTTGTGGTTCCTCAGATGTGCTGGCTGGTGTACGCTGCGAGTGGTGTGGTATGCAG GCCCACTCAGTGTGCTCCGCAGCACTCACTCCTGAGTGTACGTTTGGGCGTCTGCGCTCCATGGTACTGCCTCCCTCATGTGTGCGCCTGTTGTCCCGAAACTTCAGCAAGATGCACTGCTTCCGTATCCCTGAGGCCATGACCCTGGAGCTTG GTGATGGGGATGATGGCCTGGATGGAAGCGCTGCCATGGGTGTGGGCAGAGAGATGCCGACAGCTACAGAATCCA CCAAACAGACCCTGAAGATCTTTGATGGCAACGACTCCGTGAGGAGAAATCAGTTTCGCCTGGTTACAGTTTCCCGCCTGGCTCAGAATGAGGAGGTGATG GAGGCTGCACTTCGGGCCTTCTATATCAACGAGGACCCTAGGGACTTCCAGCTGCAGGCACTGCCCCTAACCACACTCTCCAGCAATGCCCAGGCCCTGGAGAAGGCTGGGACCACTGAGGAAGAGGCTAGCAAAGGCCCTGGGCCCCGGGATTCCATGCCTGAGGCTTGGGTCATCAGGTCTCTGCCTCGTGCCCAGGAGATCCTGAAGATCTACCCTGCCTGGCTCAA GGTGGGTGTGGCCTACGTGTCGATCCGTGTGAACTCACAGAGTACAGCACGGTCTGTGGTTCAGGAGGTTCTCCCACTGCTTGGACGGCAG GTTGAGGATCAGGAGAAATTCCAGCTGATTGAGGTGCTCATGAGTAGTAGACAAG TCCAAAGGACAGTGCTGATGGATGAGGAATCTCTGCTAGACCGACTCTGGGACATCCGACAG ACATCTGTGCGCCAGGTGAGCCAGACGCGGTTCTacgtggccgagagcagggccaTGACCCCACATGTCTCCCTGTTCGTGGGTGGCCTGCCACCTGGCTTGTCCCCCCAGGATTACAGCAACCTGCTGCATGAGGCCATGGCCACCAAAG CTGCTGTGGTGTCTGTGAGTCACGTCTACTCCTCACAAG GTGCAGTAATTCTGGATGTCACCTGCTTCGCGGAGGCTGAGCGGCTGTACATGCTGGCCAGGGACACAGCAGTGCATGGCCGGCCCCTGACTGCACTAGTGCTTCCAGACGTGCTG CACACGAagctgcctcctgactgctgccCCCTCCTAGTGTTTGTGAACCCAAAGAGCGGGGGCCTCAAAGGCCGAGAGCTGCTCTACAGTTTCCGGAAGCTACTGAATCCACACCAGGTCTTTGAGCTGACCAACGGGGGccctcttcctgg GTTCCACCTTTTCTCTCAGGTGCCCTGTTTTCGGGTACTGGTGTGTGGTGGAGATGGCACCGTGGGCTGGGTGCTCGCTGCCCTGGAGGAGACAAGGCGCCATCTGGCCTGCCCAGAGCCATCTGTGGCCATCCTGCCCCTGGGTACAG GGAATGACCTTGGCCGGGTCCTCCGTTGGGGGGCAGGCTATAGTGGTGAGGACCCATTCTCTGTGCTGGTGTCTGTGGATGAGGCTGATGCTGTGCTCATGGATCGCTGGACAATCCTGCTGGATGCTCATGAGACTGATAGTACAGAGAACAGTGTGGTAGACACGGAGCCACCCAAG ATTGTTCAGATGAGTAACTACTGTGGCATTGGTATCGATGCGGAGCTCAGCCTAGATTTCCATCAGGCACGTGAGGAGGAGCCTGGCAAATTCACAAGCAG GTTCCACAACAAGGGTGTATACGTGCGGGTCGGGCTGCAGAAGATCAGCCACTCTCGAAGTCTACACAAGGAGATCCGGCTGCAGGTGGAACAGCAGGAGGTGGAGCTACCCAGCATTGAGGGTCTCATCTTTATCAACATCCCCAG CTGGGGCTCAGGGGCTGACCTCTGGGGCTCTGACAACGACTCAAGGTTTGAGAAGCCACGCATAGACGACGGTCTGTTGGAGGTGGTGGGTGTAACAGGTGTCGTGCACATG GGCCAAGTCCAGGGTGGGCTGCGCTCTGGAATCCGCATTGCCCAGGGCTCCTACTTCCGTGTTACACTCCTAAAGGCTACTCCAGTACAAGTGGATGGTGAGCCCTGGGTTCAGGCCCCAGGGCACATGATCATCTCCGCTACTGCTCCTAAG GTCCACATGCTGAGGAAGGCCAAGCAGAAGCCCAGGAAGGCTGGCAACATCAGGGAAACCCGAGTGGACACCTTGCCTGCTCCTGAGAGCAATCCTTAA
- the Dgkq gene encoding diacylglycerol kinase theta isoform X2, translated as MQAHSVCSAALTPECTFGRLRSMVLPPSCVRLLSRNFSKMHCFRIPEAMTLELGDGDDGLDGSAAMGVGREMPTATESTKQTLKIFDGNDSVRRNQFRLVTVSRLAQNEEVMEAALRAFYINEDPRDFQLQALPLTTLSSNAQALEKAGTTEEEASKGPGPRDSMPEAWVIRSLPRAQEILKIYPAWLKVGVAYVSIRVNSQSTARSVVQEVLPLLGRQVEDQEKFQLIEVLMSSRQVQRTVLMDEESLLDRLWDIRQTSVRQVSQTRFYVAESRAMTPHVSLFVGGLPPGLSPQDYSNLLHEAMATKAAVVSVSHVYSSQGAVILDVTCFAEAERLYMLARDTAVHGRPLTALVLPDVLHTKLPPDCCPLLVFVNPKSGGLKGRELLYSFRKLLNPHQVFELTNGGPLPGFHLFSQVPCFRVLVCGGDGTVGWVLAALEETRRHLACPEPSVAILPLGTGNDLGRVLRWGAGYSGEDPFSVLVSVDEADAVLMDRWTILLDAHETDSTENSVVDTEPPKIVQMSNYCGIGIDAELSLDFHQAREEEPGKFTSRFHNKGVYVRVGLQKISHSRSLHKEIRLQVEQQEVELPSIEGLIFINIPSWGSGADLWGSDNDSRFEKPRIDDGLLEVVGVTGVVHMGQVQGGLRSGIRIAQGSYFRVTLLKATPVQVDGEPWVQAPGHMIISATAPKVHMLRKAKQKPRKAGNIRETRVDTLPAPESNP; from the exons ATGCAG GCCCACTCAGTGTGCTCCGCAGCACTCACTCCTGAGTGTACGTTTGGGCGTCTGCGCTCCATGGTACTGCCTCCCTCATGTGTGCGCCTGTTGTCCCGAAACTTCAGCAAGATGCACTGCTTCCGTATCCCTGAGGCCATGACCCTGGAGCTTG GTGATGGGGATGATGGCCTGGATGGAAGCGCTGCCATGGGTGTGGGCAGAGAGATGCCGACAGCTACAGAATCCA CCAAACAGACCCTGAAGATCTTTGATGGCAACGACTCCGTGAGGAGAAATCAGTTTCGCCTGGTTACAGTTTCCCGCCTGGCTCAGAATGAGGAGGTGATG GAGGCTGCACTTCGGGCCTTCTATATCAACGAGGACCCTAGGGACTTCCAGCTGCAGGCACTGCCCCTAACCACACTCTCCAGCAATGCCCAGGCCCTGGAGAAGGCTGGGACCACTGAGGAAGAGGCTAGCAAAGGCCCTGGGCCCCGGGATTCCATGCCTGAGGCTTGGGTCATCAGGTCTCTGCCTCGTGCCCAGGAGATCCTGAAGATCTACCCTGCCTGGCTCAA GGTGGGTGTGGCCTACGTGTCGATCCGTGTGAACTCACAGAGTACAGCACGGTCTGTGGTTCAGGAGGTTCTCCCACTGCTTGGACGGCAG GTTGAGGATCAGGAGAAATTCCAGCTGATTGAGGTGCTCATGAGTAGTAGACAAG TCCAAAGGACAGTGCTGATGGATGAGGAATCTCTGCTAGACCGACTCTGGGACATCCGACAG ACATCTGTGCGCCAGGTGAGCCAGACGCGGTTCTacgtggccgagagcagggccaTGACCCCACATGTCTCCCTGTTCGTGGGTGGCCTGCCACCTGGCTTGTCCCCCCAGGATTACAGCAACCTGCTGCATGAGGCCATGGCCACCAAAG CTGCTGTGGTGTCTGTGAGTCACGTCTACTCCTCACAAG GTGCAGTAATTCTGGATGTCACCTGCTTCGCGGAGGCTGAGCGGCTGTACATGCTGGCCAGGGACACAGCAGTGCATGGCCGGCCCCTGACTGCACTAGTGCTTCCAGACGTGCTG CACACGAagctgcctcctgactgctgccCCCTCCTAGTGTTTGTGAACCCAAAGAGCGGGGGCCTCAAAGGCCGAGAGCTGCTCTACAGTTTCCGGAAGCTACTGAATCCACACCAGGTCTTTGAGCTGACCAACGGGGGccctcttcctgg GTTCCACCTTTTCTCTCAGGTGCCCTGTTTTCGGGTACTGGTGTGTGGTGGAGATGGCACCGTGGGCTGGGTGCTCGCTGCCCTGGAGGAGACAAGGCGCCATCTGGCCTGCCCAGAGCCATCTGTGGCCATCCTGCCCCTGGGTACAG GGAATGACCTTGGCCGGGTCCTCCGTTGGGGGGCAGGCTATAGTGGTGAGGACCCATTCTCTGTGCTGGTGTCTGTGGATGAGGCTGATGCTGTGCTCATGGATCGCTGGACAATCCTGCTGGATGCTCATGAGACTGATAGTACAGAGAACAGTGTGGTAGACACGGAGCCACCCAAG ATTGTTCAGATGAGTAACTACTGTGGCATTGGTATCGATGCGGAGCTCAGCCTAGATTTCCATCAGGCACGTGAGGAGGAGCCTGGCAAATTCACAAGCAG GTTCCACAACAAGGGTGTATACGTGCGGGTCGGGCTGCAGAAGATCAGCCACTCTCGAAGTCTACACAAGGAGATCCGGCTGCAGGTGGAACAGCAGGAGGTGGAGCTACCCAGCATTGAGGGTCTCATCTTTATCAACATCCCCAG CTGGGGCTCAGGGGCTGACCTCTGGGGCTCTGACAACGACTCAAGGTTTGAGAAGCCACGCATAGACGACGGTCTGTTGGAGGTGGTGGGTGTAACAGGTGTCGTGCACATG GGCCAAGTCCAGGGTGGGCTGCGCTCTGGAATCCGCATTGCCCAGGGCTCCTACTTCCGTGTTACACTCCTAAAGGCTACTCCAGTACAAGTGGATGGTGAGCCCTGGGTTCAGGCCCCAGGGCACATGATCATCTCCGCTACTGCTCCTAAG GTCCACATGCTGAGGAAGGCCAAGCAGAAGCCCAGGAAGGCTGGCAACATCAGGGAAACCCGAGTGGACACCTTGCCTGCTCCTGAGAGCAATCCTTAA
- the Idua gene encoding alpha-L-iduronidase, with protein MRLWGLSSAKLAFLAVLLAAPLALAETPYLVRVDAARPLRPLLPFWRSTGFCPPLPHDQADRFDLSWDQQLNLAYIGAVPHSGIEQVRIHWLLDLITARKAPTQGLIYNFTHLDAFLDLLMENQLLPGFELMGSPSGHFTDFEDKQQVFEWKNLVSLLARRYIGRYGLTHVSKWNFETWNEPDHHDFDNVSMTIQGFLNYYDACSEGLRIASPTLRLGGPGDSFHPLPKSPLCWSLLRHCANGTNFFTGEVGVRLDFISLHKKGAGSSISILEQEVAVVGQIQQLFPEFKDTPIYNDEADPLVGWSLPQPWRADVTYAALVVKVIAQHQNLLLANSSSSLRYVLLSNDNAFLSYHPHPFSQRTLTARFQVNNTCPPHVQLLRKPVLTVMGLMALLDGEQLWAEVSEAGVVLDSNHTVGVLASIHRPKVSSEAWRTTVLIYASDDTQVHLNRSIPVTLHLRGVPPGLGLVYVVRYLDNQLCSPYSEWQHMGQPVFPSAEQFRHMRMVEDPVVEAPRPFPAGGHLTLHRKLSLPSLLLVHVCTQPLKPPGKVSRLRALPLTHGQLVLVWSDEHVDSKCLWTYEIQFSQKGEVYAPISRRPSTFNLFVFSPDTGVVSGSYRVRALDYWARPGPFSDPVTYLDVPAS; from the exons ATGCGCCTCTGGGGCCTTTCCTCTGCTAAGCTGGCTTTTCTAGCTGTGCTCTTGGCCGCGCCCTTGGCTCTGGCTGAGACCCCATACCTGGTGCGTGTGGATGCAGCCCGCCCGCTGAGGCCTCTGCTGCCCTTTTGGAGGAGCACCGGCTTCTG CCCCCCACTGCCTCATGACCAGGCTGACCGGTTCGACCTTAGTTGGGACCAGCAACTGAACCTTGCCTACATCGGTGCTGTGCCTCACAGTGGCATCGAGCAGGTCCGGATACACTGGCTGCTGGATCTCATCACAGCCAG GAAGGCACCTACACAGGGGCTGATATACAACTTCACCCACTTAGATGCTTTCCTGGACCTCCTTATGGAGAACCAGCTCCTCCCTG GATTTGAGCTGATGGGCAGTCCTTCTGGGCACTTTACAGACTTTGAGGACAAGCAGCAGGTGTTTGAATGGAAGAACTTGGTTTCTCTCTTGGCCAGGAGATATATTG GTAGGTATGGACTGACACATGTTTCCAAGTGGAACTTCGAGACTTGGAATGAACCAGATCACCACGACTTCGACAATGTGTCCATGACCATACAAG GCTTCCTGAATTACTATGATGCCTGCTCTGAGGGGCTGCGTATTGCCAGCCCCACGTTGAGACTGGGTGGCCCTGGGGATTCCTTCCACCCCCTGCCAAAGTCACCACTTTGCTGGAGCCTCCTGCGCCATTGTGCCAATGGAACCAACTTCTTCACTGGCGAGGTGGGCGTGCGTCTGGATTTTATCTCCCTGCACAAGAAG GGCGCAGGCAGCTCCATCTCCATCCTGGAGCAGGAGGTGGCAGTTGTGGGGCAGATCCAGCAGCTGttccctgagttcaaggacacccctATTTACAATGACGAAGCAGACCCTCTGGTGGGCTGGTCACTGCCACAGCCTTGGAGAGCTGATGTGACTTACGCAGCTTTGGTGGTGAAG GTCATTGCCCAGCACCAGAACCTGCTGCTTGCTAATAGCAGCTCCTCCCTGCGCTATGTGCTCCTGAGCAACGACAATGCCTTCCTGAGCTACCACCCACACCCTTTCTCCCAGCGCACACTTACTGCCCGCTTCCAGGTCAACAATACTTGCCCACCCCATGTGCAGCTCCTGCGAAAGCCAGTCCTCACAGTCATGGGGCTGATGGCCCTGCTGG ATGGAGAACAACTCTGGGCAGAGGTGTCAGAGGCTGGGGTTGTGTTGGACAGCAATCACACAGTGGGTGTCCTGGCCAGCATCCATCGCCCCAAAGTCTCCTCAGAGGCCTGGCGTACCACGGTCCTTATCTACGCTAGTGATGACACCCAAGTACACCTCAACCGCAGTATCCCCGTGACTCTTCATCTTCGCGGGGTACCCCCTGGATTGG GGCTTGTCTATGTAGTACGCTACCTAGACAATCAACTCTGCAGCCCCTACAGTGAGTGGCAGCACATGGGTCAGCCAGTCTTCCCCTCTGCAGAGCAGTTCCGACATATGCGCATGGTGGAG GACCCAGTGGTTGAGGCACCACGTCCCTTCCCTGCTGGAGGCCACCTGACTTTACATAGGAAGCTTTCTTTGCCATCACTTTTGCtggtgcatgtatgcacacaaccCTTGAAACCACCAGGAAAG GTTAGCCGGCTCCGTGCACTGCCCCTGACACATGGGCAGTTGGTTCTAGTCTGGTCGGATGAGCATGTGGACTCCAA GTGCCTGTGGACATATGAGATCCAGTTCTCCCAGAAGGGTGAGGTGTATGCCCCAATCAGCAGGAGGCCGTCTACTTTCAACCTCTTTGTGTTCAGCCCAG ACACAGGTGTGGTTTCTGGCTCCTATCGAGTACGA
- the Slc26a1 gene encoding sulfate anion transporter 1: MDASPEPQEKGGSLVLIRRQPPVSQGLLETLKARLKQSCTCSIPCAQALVQNLFPVLHWLRQYRPKEYLAGDVMSGLVIGIILVPQAIAYSLLAGLQPIYSLYTSFFANLIYFLMGTSRHVNVGIFSLLCLMVGQVVDRELQLAGFDPSQDSLGPRNNGSTLNNSTTTLVLGLQDCGRDCHAIRIATALTLVTGLYQVLMGVLRLGFVSTYLSQPLLDGFAMGASVTILTSQAKHLLGVRIPRHQGPGMVIRTWLSLLQSVGQANICDMVTSAVCLGVLVAAKELSDRYRHRLKVPVPTELLVIVVATLVSHFGQLHSRFGSSVAGNIPTGFVAPQVPDPKIMWRVALDAVSLALVGSAFSISLAEMFARSHGYTVHANQELLAVGCCNVLPAFFHCFATSAALSKTLVKTATGCQTQLSSVVSAAVVLLVLLVLAPLFHDLQRCVLACIIVVSLRGALRKVKDLPQLWRLSPADALVWVATAATCVLVSTEAGLLAGVFFSLLSLAGRTQRPQAALLARIGDSTFYEDAAEFEGLLPPPEVRVFRFTGPLYYANKDFFLRSLYSLTGLDAGHSATRKRMGPEEGVSDSSLADGKDMGSVSSGTGLVVPLAFGFHTVVIDCAPLLFLDVAGMATLKDLHRDYRALDITLLLACCSPSVRDTLRKGGFLGEDQGAEDELLFPSVHSAVEAARARREELAAADSAF; the protein is encoded by the exons ATGGATGCTTCTCCCGAGCCCCAGGAGAAGGGTGGGTCACTGGTGCTGATCCGACGACAGCCTCCTGTGTCCCAGGGTTTGCTGGAAACACTGAAGGCCAGGTTGAAGCAGAGCTGCACCTGCAGTATACCATGTGCTCAGGCTCTGGTGCAGAATCTGTTTCCTGTCCTGCACTGGCTACGTCAGTACCGCCCTAAAGAGTACCTGGCAGGTGATGTTATGTCTGGGTTGGTCATTGGCATTATCCTGGTGCCACAAGCCATAGCCTACTCACTGCTGGCTGGGCTGCAGCCCATCTATAGCCTCTATACCTCCTTTTTTGCCAACCTTATCTACTTCCTCATGGGCACCTCACGCCATGTTAATGTGGGCATCTTCAGCCTGCTGTGCCTCATGGTGGGTCAGGTGGTAGACCGAGAACTCCAGTTGGCTGGTTTTGACCCCTCCCAGGATTCTCTGGGGCCTAGGAACAATGGCAGCACACTCAACAACTCAACCACAACACTGGTGCTTGGGCTACAGGACTGTGGACGGGACTGCCACGCCATTCGAATCGCCACTGCCCTCACTCTGGTGACTGGACTTTATCAG GTCCTCATGGGTGTCCTCCGGCTGGGCTTTGTGTCTACCTACCTCTCACAACCATTGCTCGATGGCTTTGCTATGGGAGCCTCTGTGACCATCTTGACTTCTCAGGCTAAACACCTCCTGGGTGTGCGGATCCCTCGGCACCAGGGCCCAGGCATGGTGATCCGCACATGGCTGAGCTTGCTGCAGAGTGTGGGACAGGCCAATATATGTGACATGGTCACCAGTGCCGTGTGCCTGGGAGTGCTGGTAGCGGCTAAGGAGCTCTCAGACCGCTACCGACACCGTTTGAAGGTGCCAGTTCCCACAGAGCTGCTAGTCATTGTGGTGGCCACACTTGTATCCCACTTTGGACAGCTCCATTCACGGTTTGGCTCGAGTGTGGCCGGCAACATTCCTACTGGTTTTGTAGCCCCACAGGTACCAGACCCTAAGATAATGTGGCGTGTGGCCCTGGATGCTGTGTCCCTAGCCCTTGTGGGCTCAGCCTTCTCCATCTCATTGGCAGAGATGTTTGCTCGTAGTCATGGCTACACTGTTCACGCCAACCAAGAGCTTCTAGCCGTGGGCTGCTGCAACgtgctgcctgccttcttccactGTTTTGCCACCAGTGCTGCTCTGTCCAAAACCCTGGTGAAGACAGCCACTGGCTGCCAGACCCAGCTGTCCAGTGTAGTCAGTGCTGCTGTGGtgttgctggtgctgctggtgctggctCCACTGTTTCATGATTTGCAGCGGTGTGTGCTGGCTTGTATCATTGTTGTCAGCCTGCGTGGGGCACTGCGCAAGGTTAAGGACCTCCCACAGCTTTGGCGGCTAAGCCCTGCTGATGCACTGGTCTGGGTGGCTACTGCAGCCACCTGTGTGCTCGTCAGCACCGAGGCTGGACTTCTAGCTGGGGTGTTCTTCTCACTGCTCAGCCTGGCGGGCCGCACACAGCGTCCACAGGCTGCCCTTCTTGCTCGAATTGGAGACTCAACCTTCTATGAGGATGCTGCTGAGTTTGAGGGCCTGCTGCCCCCACCTGAGGTGCGAGTGTTCCGTTTCACAGGCCCACTCTACTATGCCAACAAGGATTTCTTCTTGCGGTCACTCTACAGTCTCACGGGGCTGGATGCAGGGCACTCAGCCACCAGGAAGAGAATGGGCCCCGAGGAGGGTGTCAGTGACAGCAGTCTTGCTGATGGCAAGGATATGGGTTCAGTGAGCAGCGGGACCGGGCTGGTGGTACCCCTGGCATTCGGTTTCCACACAGTGGTCATTGACTGTGCACCACTGCTGTTCCTGGATGTGGCTGGCATGGCCACACTGAAGGACCTGCACAGAGACTACAGGGCCCTGGACATCACCCTGCTTCTGGCTTGCTGCAGTCCCTCAGTGAGGGACACATTGAGGAAAGGGGGCTTCCTTGGGGAAGACCAGGGAGCTGAGGATGAGCTCCTGTTCCCCAGTGTACACAGTGCCGTGGAGGCTGCACGAGCCCGCCGTGAGGAGCTGGCGGCTGCTGACTCCGCCTTTTAG
- the Tmem175 gene encoding endosomal/lysosomal potassium channel TMEM175 isoform X2 — protein MMTITLLPYTFSLMVTFPDVPLGIFLFCMCVIAIGSVQALIVGYAFHFPYLLSPQIQHSAHRAQSRRHILLLVLRGPALCFVAAIFSLFFFPLSYVLMVTVIFLPHISKATTWCKDKLTGHRESPAHNVEPFSIDLHAPLSKERVEAFSDGVYAIVATLLILDICEDNVPDPKDVQEKFSGSLVTALGAYGPQFLAYFGSFATVGLLWFAHHSLFLHVRKATQTMGLLNILSLAFVGGLPLAYQQTSAFARQPHDELERVRVSCAIIFFASIFQFAIWTAALLHQTETLQPAVRFGGQEHAFMFAKLALYPCASLLAFAATCLLSRFSTAIFHLMQIAVPFAFLLLRLLVRLALAGLQALWDLRPEHPQSGQGEPEAQSQLLPAPC, from the exons ATGATGACCATCACCCTTCTACCCTACACA TTTTCTCTAATGGTGACGTTTCCTGATGTGCCCCTGGGCATCTTCctgttctgcatgtgtgtgattgCCATTGGATCTGTGCAG GCACTGATCGTGGGGTATGCTTTCCACTTCCCATACCTGCTGAGTCCTCAGATCCAGCACTCTGCACACAGGGCCCAGTCCCGACGGCACATCCTGCTCCTAGTCCTCCGTGGCCCAGCTCTGTGTTTTGTTGCAgctatcttttctctcttcttcttccccttg tcATATGTCCTGATGGTGACTGTCATCTTCCTTCCTCATATCAGCAAGGCTACCACCTGGTGCAAAGACAAGCTCACGG GCCACAGGGAGTCTCCAGCTCACAATGTGGAGCCCTTCAGTATTGATCTGCACGCACCTCTCAGCAAAGAGCGGGTGGAAGCTTTCAGTGACGGTGTCTATGCTATCGTGGCCACACTCCTCATCCTGGACATCTG TGAGGACAACGTTCCGGATCCCAAGGATGTCCAAGAGAAATTCAGTGGCAGCCTTGTGACTGCCCTGGGTGCATATGGGCCACAATTCCTGGCATACTTTGGCTCCTTCGCCACAGTGGGTCTGCTCTGGTTTGCCCATCATTCACTCTTCCTGCATGTCCGGAAGGCTACACAGACCATGGGGTTACTCAACATACTGTCACTGGCCTTTGTGGGTGGCCTCCCTCTGGCCTACCAACAGACCTCAGCTTTTGCCCGACAACCCCATGATGAACTTGAGCGTGTGCGTGTCAGCTGCGCCATCATCTTCTTTGCCAGTATCTTCCAGTTTGCCATCTGGACTGCAGCCCTGCTGCATCAGACAGAAACACTGCAGCCAGCTGTGCGATTTGGTGGGCAGGAGCATGCTTTCATGTTTGCCAAGCTTGCACTGTACCCCTGTGCCAGCCTGTTGGCCTTTGCTGCCACCTGCCTGCTGAGCCGGTTCAGCACAGCCATCTTCCACCTCATGCAGATTGCAGTGCCCTTTGCCTTCCTACTGCTCCGTCTCCTTGTGCGCCTTGCCCTGGCAGGCCTTCAAGCCCTGTGGGACCTCCGGCCAGAGCACCCTCAGTCAGGCCAGGGTGAACCTGAGGCACAGTCTCAGCTCTTGCCTGCCCCCTGCTAA